A section of the Streptomyces sp. V3I8 genome encodes:
- the fdhD gene encoding formate dehydrogenase accessory sulfurtransferase FdhD: protein MGRVTERRKVIRIRDGAVSARPDTLVAEEPLEIRLNGKPLAITMRTPGDDFALAAGFLVSEGVLGRADELRNIVYCAGATVDGSNTYNIVDVRTAPGLVMPDITLERNVYTTSSCGLCGKASLDAVRTTARWPIDDTHGDTTPPVRLEPELLASLPDRLRAAQRVFDRTGGLHAAALFTEDGELVDIREDVGRHNAVDKLIGRALQNGTLPLSRTVLLVSGRASFELAQKAVMAGIPVLAAVSAPSSLAVDLAAESNLTLVGFLRGASMNVYAGEHRIALQAAAAQG from the coding sequence ATGGGACGAGTCACGGAACGACGCAAGGTGATCCGCATCCGCGACGGGGCGGTCTCCGCCCGTCCGGACACGCTCGTCGCCGAGGAACCACTGGAGATCAGGCTCAACGGGAAACCCCTCGCGATCACGATGCGCACCCCGGGCGACGACTTCGCGCTCGCGGCGGGCTTCCTGGTCAGCGAGGGGGTTCTCGGCCGGGCCGACGAGCTGCGGAACATCGTCTACTGCGCGGGCGCGACGGTGGACGGCTCCAATACCTACAACATCGTCGACGTGCGCACGGCGCCCGGCCTCGTCATGCCGGACATCACGCTCGAACGCAACGTGTACACGACGTCGTCCTGCGGGCTGTGCGGCAAGGCGAGCCTGGACGCGGTCCGCACGACGGCCCGCTGGCCGATCGACGACACGCACGGCGACACGACTCCCCCGGTACGGCTCGAACCCGAACTGCTCGCGAGCCTCCCCGACCGGCTGCGCGCGGCGCAGCGCGTGTTCGACCGGACCGGGGGTCTGCACGCGGCGGCCCTGTTCACCGAGGACGGCGAACTCGTCGACATCCGCGAGGACGTGGGCCGGCACAACGCGGTCGACAAACTGATCGGCCGCGCCCTGCAGAACGGCACCCTGCCGCTCTCCCGCACGGTGCTGCTGGTCTCGGGGCGCGCCTCCTTCGAGCTGGCCCAGAAGGCGGTGATGGCCGGTATCCCGGTGCTCGCCGCGGTCTCGGCGCCGTCCTCGCTGGCGGTCGACCTGGCCGCCGAGTCGAACCTGACCCTGGTCGGCTTCCTCCGCGGCGCCTCCATGAACGTGTACGCGGGCGAGCACCGCATCGCCCTGCAGGCCGCGGCCGCCCAGGGCTGA
- a CDS encoding molybdopterin oxidoreductase family protein: MRKRDRTPRTYKRLQYPLVRDSRDEPFRRAGWDEALDRVARGLGAARGAFGLFSCARATNEMNYVAQKFARVVMGTNNVDSCNRTCHAPSVAGLSAAFGSGGGTSSYAEVEHTDLVVMWGSNARFAHPIFFQHVLKGIRNGARMYAVDPRRTSTAEWAESWLGLNVGTDIPMAHAIGREIIRAGLANEAFVERATTGFEEYKQLVEPWTLSLAEKVTGVPAAAIRDLAHAYARAERAQLCWTLGITEHHNGTDNVRALINLSLLTGHVGRFGSGLQPLRGQNNVQGGGDMGAIPNRLPGFQDILDPGTRLKFESAWDTVIQPHHGLNLTEMFEAMEEGTLKAVYCIGENPAQSEADSGQAVRRLGELDFLVVQDIFLTKTAELADVVLPATAGWAETEGTTTNSERRVQRVRRAVTPPGEAREDIDILCDLASRLGHEWKYADSEAVWNELRSVSPDHYGMTYERLAEHQGIQWPCPQTDRIEPTYLHGRLWESDPAARGRPAPFGLVQHDPPVDLTDEEYPIRLTTGRRLDSYNTGVQSGSFASPLRRGEFVELCPEDAERYGVTVGEQVQVSSRRGSVTAPVWVDTALRPGLAFMTMHFPDEVDTNQLTIEANCPIAGTAEFKASAIRIEKLPVALQVR, encoded by the coding sequence ATGAGGAAGCGAGACCGAACCCCCAGGACGTACAAGCGGCTTCAGTATCCGCTGGTCCGCGACTCCCGTGACGAGCCCTTCCGGCGCGCCGGCTGGGACGAGGCCCTGGACCGGGTCGCCCGGGGCCTCGGCGCGGCGCGCGGCGCGTTCGGCCTGTTCTCCTGCGCCCGCGCGACCAACGAGATGAACTACGTGGCGCAGAAGTTCGCCCGCGTGGTCATGGGCACCAACAACGTCGACTCCTGCAACCGCACCTGTCACGCGCCCAGCGTGGCGGGCCTGTCCGCGGCCTTCGGCTCGGGCGGCGGCACCTCCTCGTACGCCGAGGTCGAGCACACCGACCTCGTCGTCATGTGGGGCTCCAACGCCCGCTTCGCGCACCCGATCTTCTTCCAGCACGTCCTGAAGGGGATCAGGAACGGCGCCCGGATGTACGCGGTCGACCCGCGCCGCACCTCCACGGCCGAGTGGGCCGAGAGCTGGCTCGGGCTGAACGTCGGCACGGACATCCCGATGGCGCACGCGATCGGCCGGGAGATCATCCGGGCGGGACTCGCGAACGAGGCGTTCGTCGAGCGGGCCACCACCGGCTTCGAGGAGTACAAGCAGCTCGTCGAGCCGTGGACGCTGTCCCTCGCGGAGAAGGTGACGGGCGTACCGGCCGCCGCGATACGGGACCTGGCGCACGCCTACGCCCGCGCCGAGCGCGCCCAGCTGTGCTGGACACTCGGCATCACCGAGCACCACAACGGCACGGACAACGTCCGCGCGCTCATCAACCTCTCCCTCCTGACGGGCCATGTCGGGCGCTTCGGCTCGGGGCTGCAGCCCCTGCGCGGGCAGAACAACGTGCAGGGCGGCGGCGACATGGGCGCCATCCCGAACCGGCTGCCCGGCTTCCAGGACATCCTCGACCCGGGCACCCGGCTGAAGTTCGAGTCCGCGTGGGACACCGTCATCCAGCCGCACCACGGGCTGAACCTGACGGAGATGTTCGAGGCCATGGAGGAGGGCACGCTCAAGGCCGTCTACTGCATCGGGGAGAACCCGGCGCAGTCGGAGGCCGACAGCGGACAGGCCGTACGCCGTCTGGGGGAGCTCGACTTCCTCGTCGTCCAGGACATCTTCCTGACAAAGACCGCCGAGCTGGCGGACGTCGTCCTGCCCGCGACCGCCGGCTGGGCCGAGACCGAGGGCACGACGACCAACAGCGAGCGGCGTGTTCAGCGGGTGCGCCGGGCGGTCACCCCGCCCGGTGAGGCCCGCGAGGACATCGACATCCTCTGCGACCTGGCCTCCCGCCTCGGCCACGAGTGGAAGTACGCGGACTCCGAGGCCGTCTGGAACGAGCTGCGGTCGGTGTCCCCGGACCACTACGGCATGACGTACGAGCGGCTGGCGGAGCACCAGGGCATCCAGTGGCCCTGCCCGCAGACGGACCGGATCGAACCGACCTACCTGCACGGCAGGCTGTGGGAGTCCGATCCGGCCGCCCGGGGCCGTCCCGCGCCCTTCGGACTCGTCCAGCACGACCCGCCCGTCGACCTGACGGACGAGGAGTACCCGATCCGGCTGACCACCGGGCGGCGGCTCGACTCCTACAACACCGGGGTGCAGAGCGGCAGTTTCGCCTCGCCGCTGCGGCGCGGCGAGTTCGTCGAGCTGTGCCCGGAGGACGCGGAGCGCTACGGCGTGACGGTCGGCGAGCAGGTACAGGTCTCCTCGCGGCGCGGCTCGGTGACGGCCCCGGTGTGGGTCGACACCGCGCTGCGGCCCGGCCTCGCGTTCATGACCATGCACTTTCCCGACGAGGTGGACACCAACCAGCTGACGATCGAGGCGAACTGCCCGATCGCGGGGACGGCGGAGTTCAAGGCGTCGGCGATCCGGATCGAAAAACTGCCGGTCGCTCTTCAAGTGAGGTGA
- a CDS encoding 2Fe-2S iron-sulfur cluster-binding protein encodes MTVTTLGIPRRLLEFTLDGEPVRAPEGTTLLDACRSAGKDVPTLCQGDTLTPKNACRVCVVEVEGARTLVPACSRKAEAGMEVRTDTERTRHSRKVVLELLASSVDLSTTPEVAGWLKEYEAKPDRFGPDAARVDEEPRVDNDLYVRDYGKCILCYKCVDACGDQWQNSFAISVTGRGFDARIAVEHDGPLTESACVYCGNCIEVCPTGALSFKSEFDMRAAGTWDESAQTGTTTVCAYCGVGCNLTLHVQDNEIVKVTSPHDNPVTHGNLCIKGRFGYQHVQNRD; translated from the coding sequence ATGACCGTGACAACGCTGGGGATCCCCCGCCGACTGCTGGAGTTCACCCTCGACGGTGAGCCCGTGCGGGCACCGGAGGGCACGACGCTCCTCGACGCCTGCCGGTCGGCGGGCAAGGACGTCCCGACCCTGTGCCAGGGCGACACCCTGACCCCGAAGAACGCCTGCCGGGTGTGCGTGGTCGAGGTGGAGGGCGCGCGCACCCTGGTCCCGGCCTGCTCCCGCAAGGCCGAGGCGGGCATGGAGGTGCGCACGGACACCGAGCGGACCCGGCACAGCCGCAAGGTCGTCCTGGAGCTCCTCGCGTCCTCCGTCGACCTCTCCACCACCCCGGAGGTGGCCGGCTGGCTGAAGGAGTACGAGGCGAAGCCCGACCGCTTCGGCCCCGACGCGGCCCGCGTCGACGAGGAGCCGAGGGTCGACAACGACCTCTACGTGCGGGACTACGGCAAATGCATCCTCTGCTACAAGTGCGTGGACGCCTGCGGCGACCAGTGGCAGAACAGCTTCGCCATCTCGGTCACCGGACGTGGTTTCGACGCCCGCATCGCCGTCGAGCACGACGGGCCGCTCACCGAATCGGCGTGCGTGTACTGCGGCAACTGCATCGAGGTGTGCCCGACGGGTGCGCTTTCGTTCAAATCGGAGTTCGACATGCGTGCGGCGGGTACGTGGGACGAGTCGGCGCAGACCGGGACCACCACGGTGTGCGCCTACTGCGGAGTGGGCTGCAACCTCACCCTGCACGTACAGGACAATGAGATCGTCAAGGTCACCTCACCGCACGACAACCCGGTGACCCACGGCAACCTCTGCATCAAGGGCCGCTTCGGCTACCAGCACGTACAGAACCGGGACTGA
- a CDS encoding NAD(P)H-dependent oxidoreductase subunit E, whose protein sequence is MDLHFGDSKPTDEERAAVDALLGPPESSWEGADRSDADLRWARGGRAARERRDLLLPGLHAVNDRIGWISEGALDYLCRRLTVPPAEAYGVATFYAMFSVKPRPATVLQVCTDLACAAAGASELCAGVEARLGLGSGVGVERSPCLGLCERAPAALAVKAGDPVRTAVSAPATVERAVLAASSPGSAPEEPSAALAVPQAGDPSLMLLGRVGVVDPASLDDYRAHGGYTALRQAFAIGPAGVIREVTDAGLVGRGGAAFPTGRKWQATASQPDHPHYLVCNADESEPGTFKDRVVMEGDPYSLVEAMTIAAYAVGAHKGYLYLRGEYPRALRRMEHAVGQARARGLLGDDVLGQGYAFDIEIRRGAGAYICGEETALFASIEGYRGEPRSKPPFPVEKGLFGKPTAENNVETLVNVLPILTGGASAYAAIGSGASTGPKLFCVSGSVDRPGIYELPFGATLGELLDLAGVRGGLRAVLLGGAAGGFVRPDELDIPLTFEGTRAAGTTLGSGVVLAFDDTVPLPRLLLRIAEFFRDESCGQCVPCRVGTMRQEEALHRIVERTGADAAADITLLREVGRAMKDASICGLGQTAWNAVESAIDRLGAYE, encoded by the coding sequence GTGGACCTGCACTTCGGTGACAGCAAGCCGACGGACGAGGAACGGGCGGCGGTCGACGCGCTGCTCGGTCCTCCGGAGTCCTCGTGGGAGGGCGCCGACCGCAGCGACGCCGATCTCCGGTGGGCACGCGGCGGGCGGGCGGCCCGGGAACGCCGTGACCTGCTGTTGCCGGGGCTGCACGCCGTCAACGACCGGATCGGCTGGATCAGCGAGGGCGCCCTCGACTACCTGTGCCGGCGGCTGACGGTGCCGCCGGCGGAGGCGTACGGGGTCGCCACCTTCTACGCGATGTTCTCGGTGAAGCCGCGCCCGGCGACGGTCCTGCAGGTGTGCACGGACCTGGCGTGCGCGGCGGCCGGCGCCTCGGAGCTGTGCGCCGGGGTCGAGGCCCGCCTCGGCCTCGGCAGCGGCGTCGGCGTCGAGCGCAGCCCCTGCCTCGGCCTGTGCGAACGGGCTCCGGCCGCGCTCGCCGTCAAGGCGGGCGATCCGGTGCGTACGGCCGTGTCGGCGCCCGCGACCGTCGAGCGGGCCGTGCTCGCGGCGAGCTCGCCCGGCTCGGCGCCCGAGGAGCCCTCCGCCGCGCTGGCGGTCCCGCAGGCCGGGGACCCCTCCCTGATGCTGCTGGGCCGGGTCGGCGTGGTCGATCCGGCGTCGCTCGACGACTACCGGGCGCACGGCGGTTACACGGCCCTGCGCCAGGCCTTCGCGATCGGCCCCGCCGGGGTCATCCGCGAGGTCACCGACGCGGGCCTGGTCGGGCGCGGCGGCGCCGCCTTCCCCACCGGCCGCAAATGGCAGGCCACGGCGTCCCAGCCCGACCACCCGCACTACCTGGTGTGCAACGCCGACGAGTCCGAGCCCGGCACCTTCAAGGACCGCGTGGTCATGGAGGGCGACCCGTACTCCCTGGTGGAGGCGATGACGATCGCGGCGTACGCGGTCGGGGCGCACAAGGGCTACCTCTACCTGCGCGGCGAGTACCCGCGGGCCCTGCGCCGCATGGAGCACGCCGTCGGACAGGCACGGGCGCGCGGACTGCTCGGGGACGACGTCCTCGGCCAGGGGTACGCCTTCGACATCGAGATCCGGCGCGGCGCGGGCGCGTACATCTGCGGTGAGGAGACTGCCCTCTTCGCCTCCATCGAGGGGTACAGAGGAGAGCCGCGGTCGAAACCGCCCTTCCCCGTGGAGAAGGGTCTGTTCGGCAAGCCGACCGCCGAGAACAACGTCGAGACGCTGGTCAACGTCCTGCCGATCCTCACCGGCGGGGCCTCGGCGTACGCGGCGATCGGCTCCGGCGCCTCCACCGGGCCGAAGCTGTTCTGCGTGTCGGGCAGCGTGGACCGGCCCGGGATCTACGAGCTGCCCTTCGGCGCGACGCTCGGCGAACTCCTGGACCTGGCGGGCGTACGCGGCGGCCTGCGCGCGGTCCTGCTGGGCGGCGCGGCCGGCGGCTTCGTACGGCCCGACGAGCTGGACATCCCGCTCACCTTCGAAGGCACGCGGGCGGCCGGCACGACGCTCGGCTCCGGGGTCGTGCTGGCCTTCGACGACACGGTGCCGCTGCCGCGCCTGCTGCTGCGGATCGCCGAGTTCTTCCGGGACGAGTCGTGCGGGCAGTGCGTGCCGTGCCGGGTCGGGACCATGCGCCAGGAGGAGGCCCTGCACCGCATCGTCGAGCGGACCGGCGCGGACGCGGCGGCCGACATCACGCTGCTGCGGGAGGTGGGCCGGGCCATGAAGGACGCCTCGATCTGCGGTCTGGGCCAGACCGCGTGGAACGCCGTGGAATCCGCCATCGACCGCCTGGGGGCGTACGAATGA